CGCCGAGCGATAAGCGGGCCCGACGGGTCGACCCGTCGGGAACCGCGGCCCCAAGAACTTGATGCGCCCACACCATTGCACCTATGACTAAGAAGATGTTTACAGCGTTCAAATTTTTGTGTTAGGCTTTCGGCATGTCAGGTCATTCCAAATGGTCCACCATCAAAAGAAAGAAAGGAGCCGCCGATGCCAAAAGAGGTAAAATTTTCTCCAAAATCATCCGCGAAATTACTGTTGCCGCACGGATCGGGGGCCCTGATCCAGATGGAAATCCACGGCTTAGGCTTGCTATTGATAAAGCCAAAGAAGCCAATATGCCAACCGACAACGTCTCGCGCGCCATCAAAAAAGGGAGCGGTGAGCTTGAAGGGGAAATCTACAAAGAGTTCACACTGGAAGGCTACGGCCCCGGCGGCACAGCGCTCCTCGTCGAAGTAATGACCAACAATCACAATCGAACTGTTGCCGAAGTCCGGCATCTCTTCAACAAATTGGGCGGCAATATGGGAGAAGCCGGTTCAGTCGGCTGGATGTTTCATAAAAAAGGTCTTCTTGTTTTTCCCAAATCGGTCGGCGAAGAAAAATTGATGGAAGTAGCGCTGGATGCCGGCGCGGAAGACATACAAAGCGCCGATGATCTTTTTGAAGTC
The nucleotide sequence above comes from Deltaproteobacteria bacterium. Encoded proteins:
- a CDS encoding YebC/PmpR family DNA-binding transcriptional regulator, yielding MSGHSKWSTIKRKKGAADAKRGKIFSKIIREITVAARIGGPDPDGNPRLRLAIDKAKEANMPTDNVSRAIKKGSGELEGEIYKEFTLEGYGPGGTALLVEVMTNNHNRTVAEVRHLFNKLGGNMGEAGSVGWMFHKKGLLVFPKSVGEEKLMEVALDAGAEDIQSADDLFEVITPPNLLHQIKTACEEKGLKPQSASIQMIPQNTVRLEGSQAESMLRLMEALEDHDDVQNVHANFDIDTNVMEKLAS